From the Gemmatimonadota bacterium genome, the window AGCGGCGTGAATGCTGGCGCCGTACTCAAGTCGGCGTTGACGGCCGCTGGCGGCCGCGGCGGTGGCTCGCCGCGAGTGGCGCAGGGCACGGTCGCGGATCCCGCAGCACTCGAAGCAGTGCGACGTGATGTGATCGGCGGCTGATACACACTCGGCCTAAGCGCGTTAGCTTTTGCAGATGCCATCCAAACGCCAACTTCTCACGGCCATCGTCGTGGCGCTGGTCGGGGCCGGACTGATCGCCGTAGAGAGCGCCGGCCTCCGCACCGCGGTGTATGTGCTCAAGCCCCTCGCGACCTTGCTGGTGCTTGGCATGGTCCTTACCTCACGGCCTCTCCCGTCACGGCAGTATCAGCTGCTCATCGCGGGCGGTATGGTGTGGTCGATCGCGGGCGACGTATTCCTGATGTGGCCTGCGTCGCTCTTTGCGCAGGGACTCGGCTGCTTTTTGGTCGCGCACTTCTTCTACATTGGCGCCTTTGCCACGCACGGCGCAGGACGCACCGCGGGGATCAAACCGCTTCTCCCGTTTGCGCTCATTGCCGGCACGATGCTCGCCATTCTCTGGCCCGGCCTTGGCGCGTTGCGCATTCCCGTGGCGGCGTACGTTGGCGTGATATCCACGATGGCTTGGCAGGCGTGGGGGCGTGCGCTCAACCTGCGTTCCGCCGCCGCGTGGCGTGGGGCGATTGGTGCGTTCTGTTTTCTCGTGTCGGATTCGGCCATCGCGCTCAATCGTTTTCACGCGCCGATTGGCGACGCGTTTACCTCGCGGCTCATTATCACGAGCACCTATCTCGTGGCGCAGTGGATGATTGCGAGCACGGTTGGCGAGGACGAATCCGCCGGGTAGTTCGCGGGTAGTTCGCAATACGGCTGGCTTCAGTTTCGCACGGCTGTCACGCCGCCGCGTGCGCGCCGCTCACTTTGTGGGCGGCGCGTGCTGCTCGTAGGGCTCAAGGTGCACCAACACCGATTCGACTTGCGGAACCGCCTTGCGGATGGCGCTCTTCACTTTTCCGCCCACCACGTGCGCGTCACGTATCGGAAGCGTGGGGTCGGTCTGCACGTGCAGAATGACGCGATATGTCAGTCCGGTTTTCCGTACCGCGAGCTTTTCCGTGGCGAGCACCCCTTCCACACTCTCGGCTGCCTTGCGCACGGGTTCCACCACGTCCTGCCCCGGCATGCGATCCATCAGATCGTTGAGCGCCGGACGTAGCATCGACGCGCCGTTGAAGGCAATGATGGCCGAGGCGAGCAACGCCGCCCAGTCATCGGCCGACTCCCATCCCTTGCCACCAACCAGCGCAATGCTGATGCCAATGAACGCCGCCGCCGAAGTGAGGACGTCGCTCATATGATGCCACGCATCCGCCTGCACGGCGGCGCTGCCAATTTCCGATCCCACCGTCTTCACGCGACGTGACAGGATCCATTTGATGATCATGACCGCCACCAGCACGCCGAGGGTCCAAGCGGCCGGCGTGTGATGTGGTGTGCGAATTTCAAGAATCGACTCAATTCCAATACCGAGGGCCGCGCCTAACAGCATCAGCGCAACCACAGCCGCGGCAAGTGCTTCGGCTTTGCCGTACCCAAACGGAAACTCTTCGTCGGGGGCTTTTCCCGCCATTCGCAGCCCGCCCCACACAATGAGCGACGAAAAAATGTCGGCGGTGGATTCCACTGCATCTGCCACGAGCGCATACGCATTGCCGACGAGTCCAGCGACCAACTTTGTGACCGCCAGCACCACATTGATCAACATGCCGATCTGCGCCGAGCGAATGCCGCGCTGCACATCGGTGTGGAGAGAATCGCTCATGGTTTTCCTGGACATGCCGCAAGAACGCGCTTTGGCGCCGGCGCCTGAGGGAACAACGCGCGCGCCGCGAGCGCCTGTGCGCGGGCGTCGGCGCACTTGCCACGCGCCAGTTGAGTTTCGGCCGCGCGCACACGAATGCGAAAGTTGCCCGGGTCTCGTGCGGTGGCGCTTTCAAGCGCTGTCACCGTACCGAGGCCGTACAGTCGCATCGCTTCGACGCGGCCCGCCGAGGTGATAATGGCAACAGACTGCGCCGCGAGCAGTAAGAGCGGCAACATCACCCGCGAGGGAGGGGCGAAGGTGAACGTGCCTTCGTCCTTGCCGGCCGGCAACAAGGCGCCCGTTGCCGCCATTACGAGAATCAGTGGCATCGGCAACAAGAGGACGGCGTCGAATGCCCCCTCGACCACCGCCACAAACACCGTCACCACGCCAGCGAGTGCCGCGAGCCGCGCCGCGCTGGAACGCGTGGCGTCGTAGCGCGCGCGTACGCCGGCACTGAGGACCGTAAAAAAGAATGCGATGAGCGCCAACGCTGCAATCGGACCTCGCTCGGAGACCGCCGCCACCCAATCGCTGCTCGGCCACGGATTGGCCGCCATGCCGGTGGCTTCCGCAATCGAGGGATCATCGCTTGGCGCATACGCCGGATACTGCACCGCCCAGTTGCCGGGCCCCACGCCGAACGCCGCGTGCGACGCGGTCATCTTGAGCGAGTTCACATACTGTTTGAGTCGCCCGCGACCACTTCCCTCTTTGTAGTTGACGACCCCTTTGACCGACTCGAGATACGGGTTGTCGCTTTTCCAGTCGAGGGCATTCGGAATGGTGAGCGCAAGGACGACACCCGCGAAGAGCGACGCGAGGACCACCAGCACACGACGTCGCTGCGCGGGTTCGAGCAGTGCGGGCCCTCGCACCACGAGGGCGAGCGCCATCACACCACCGATCATCAGGGCAAGCCACGCCGCGCGTGTGCGGGACAGCACCAACGCCGCAGCACACGCGAGCAGGCCGATGGTCGTCAACACGGTTCCGGTGCGTCGTCGTGCCGCGAGTGCACCCCACACAAGGAGTGGCACGCCGGCGGCGGCGAGATGCGCCATAAAGTTGCGATTGCCGAAGGTGCCGCCCGGCGCTCGCGACAACGTGGCAAAATCAAAGCGCGCGCCGTATGCCTGTGCCAGCGCCGTGCCCGCGCCAATGACAACGACCGCTGCCAAGCCCGCGCTGAGAATTCCCGCGAGCCCGGCCACTGCCAAGCGGCGCGCACTCCAATAGATGATGGCGCCACTCACACTCAGGGTGATGGCGCGAAAGGCCGCCCAGTGGTTGGTGGCGAACAACCCCGACGCCAGCGACAGCACGAGCCAGGCCCCAAGCAGGAAGTCCGCACGACCCAACCGCACGCCGCGAGCGTGTGCGAGAGTCGCCGTACCAGTGACCGCGGCCGCGACGTGCACCGCGAGCTCCTTGGGCGCGAGAAAGCGGTCGAGGTCGAAGCTCCGGTACGGTAGCACCAAGAGCACGGCGGCCAGCGCCCCCACGACGATTGCCACAAGGGCAATCCAGTCGGTGATGGAGCGATCGGTGGGGGGCGCGGCGCTAGTGGGGGTCACGGGACTGAAAGGTCGCCCGTCGCGTTGCCGCTGGCAATCAGAGAGCGGCCGTTACATAGGCTGCGGCTGTAACGGCACCGTGCGCCCGCCGCGGCCAATAACCGCCCGCATGGGGCTGGCGTTGATCGTGCGCCACACGTTCACAATGAAGCAATAGGCGGCGAGCCCCGATCCCACGGCTCCGGCAATGATCACCCCCTGAGAGGCGGGCAATCCGGCGGCGCGCAATGCAAAACCACCGGCGAGCAGTGCCAAACCACCCTGCGCCAGCCAGAACTGCGCCTCGGCCATGCGCCGATACACCAGCGGCTGACCAAAGAAACGCGGAATGATGTGCAGTGCCACGCCGTAGATGATCTGCGCCACAAACCCGAGGAGATTGATATGCAGATGGGCGGTGCGATACACCACCAGCCCCGGCCACACCGTCATGGCGAGCCCGAGGGTCACACCGACGCCAAGCCAAAAGAGGCTCGATTTCATAAACGCGCGCACGAACCAATCCACGGGTCCTCCCGATTGTGGGGTAGGGTGTCTGGGGGGACTCTGACATAGTAACCACCGCGATGGGTGAAAGCCGTCGGGAATGGTGATATCTTCCGTCAGGCGCTCCCCGACCCCACGCGCCCTACGGAGGCATTCGTGACGCAGTACGATGACAAAAAAATTCAGGCGCTCGTCAAGAAGCTGAGCAAAACGGCGAAGCCCAAGACAGATGGCCTGAAGACCTACGACAAAACGGCGCCGCAGCGCACTGCGGACGATACGGCGATTGAACGTGATCGGTTCTTCAAAGAAATGAAGCGCCGCGAGTTCTGAAACCCGTGCCCTACCCCGCACCGTAGGGCAACTATCGGACGCCGGAGGGCACGATGTTGGCCTTGTTGCGGGTAATTGTCTTTGAGTGGATCCTGGCGCGCCTTGGGCTGCGCTGGTTGATCCTGCTCCTCGTCGGCGTGCCAGCCGCGCTGTTGTTCTTTATCGGTATTCCGACACTGCTCGTATTCGGAATCGCCGCCGCGCTGGTGTGGCGCATGTTGCGCCGGCCAGCGCCTGCAGCGCCTGCAGCGCCTGCCGCGCCTGCCGCACCCGCCGCACCTTCAGCGCCGTAGGATTGCGCGAACGGAATCTACGCTACCGTCCGTTTTTGCCGGCTTTACTCCCAGCAACTCGGCGAGCAACGAGTACACGTGCACATTCTGGAACGCGGGCACGGTGATGCCGCCGGTTTTGATTCCCGGTCCGGCCGCAACAAATGTGGCGCTCATCGACTGCAACTGATTGTCGTAGCCGTGCGCGCCGCCTTTCGGTTTGCCGCCAGGGAGTGCGAACCGTGCATGCGAACTGACGCTCCATCCCTCATCTGATATTCCGATGATCGCCGGCACGCGCGCGCCGTCGGCATAGTGCAGTCGTGCGGGAAGCTCCGCCTTGCGGTACACGGCGAGATGCGGATGCGCACCGTGCAGCTGGCGATACACATACGCCTCTTTGCCTGCTTTCGGCGCGAGTGCGGCGATGGGCGTCCAGTCAATGACTTCGAGACTATCGAGCGATACGAAGTCGTCAAGAAAGATGGTTCGCTCTGGCGCGATCGGCGTCATGCCATGATCTGACACCACGATGACATTCGTGAAATCGGTCAGCCCGAGTCGCGCGATGCCGGCGACCAGCGCGCCAACGCAGCTATCCACCCGTGCAATTGCCGCGTCTGCCTCGGGCGTGAACGGCCCGTAGCGGTGCGAGGCATCGTCTACGTCACTGAAGTAGATCGTCGCAAAACGCGGAGCGCGCTCTTTGGGTAATCCCAACCATTCGAGCACGGTGTTGATGCGCGCGGCGTGGCCAACGCGATCCGAATACTTGGCGTAAAATGTCGGACGTACGCCCCCGATCTCCGCCTCGGCGCCGGGCCAGAAGTACGGCGCCGCGCGCACACCGTGTCGTTCCGCTGTTACCCAAATGGGTTCGCCGCCCCACCAGCGACCGTCGCGCACCTGTGGGTTGTCTCCCACTGCAAACCGCCCAAGCACAGAATCGGAGACCACGTTCGCCACGATGCCGTGGTGCGCAGGATAGAGCCCCGTAACCAACGTATAGTGGTTGGGAAATGTCTTGCTCGGAAAACTCGGCACCATGCGTTCGGCGTGCACGCCGCGCGCGGCGAGTGCCCGCAGATTGACGGCGGCGGGGCGCTGTAAATATTCGGAGCGAAAGGCGTCGAGCGAAATAAGTAGCGTGATCGGTTCGCGTGGCTGCTGCACCGCCTGCTGCACCGCCTGCGGCACCGTCGACTGCGCGATCGCCGCACGAGATAACAGCCATGCGCCAAAGAGAATCGCGCGCCCGACGGCACGCGGACGTCCGGCACTAGCTCGCGGCATTGGGTTCGTCGAGGGTGAGCATGCGGCGGAGAACTTTACCAACGAGCGATTTGGGCAACTCACGACGAAACACAACGCGCCCCGGCACTTTATACGGCGCGAGATGCTGACGGCAGAACGCACGTAAATCGTCAGCGGTGACGTCCATGCCCTCCCGCAACACGACAAACGCCACGGCGATTTCTCCTCTGGCCTCATCGGGGAATCCGCGCACCCCCACTTCGGCAACCGACGGATGCTTGGCGATCGCCTCCTCCAGCTCGCGCGGCCACACCTGCAATCCGCTCGGCTTGATCAGATCCTTCTTCCGATCGACGATGTACAGATAACTGTCGGCATCGAGATACCCGAGGTCGCCCGTGTGCATCCACGTTTCGCCGGCGGCATTGGTCTGTAACATGACCGCCGTTTCACTCGCATTGCGCCAATAGCTGCGCATGAGTTGCGGCGCGCGCATAAGAATCTCACCGGTCTCGCCGGTGGCCATTAATTTGGTTGGGTCATCGACGTCCACAATCTTTAGTTGCACATCGGGCAGGGGGACGCCCACGGAACCGAGGCGCGCGGGCGCACGCATCGGCGTGGCGGTGGCCGCCACCAAGGACTCGGAGAGCGCGTACGCTTCGAGGATGCGCACACCGGAGATCGCTTCCCAGCGTCGGCGCGTTTCTTCCATCAATGGCGCGGCGCCGCTCACACACACACGCAGTGAGGAAAGGTCGATTCGCTTGTCCTGCACATCTTTGCGGGCGAGCATGGCCGTGTAGAGCGTCGGCACTCCCATAAAGTAGGTCGGACGAACTTTATGCAGCGTCGCCACGAGATCGTCGAGGTCGCGGGGGTTCGGAATGATCGCAATGGGATGGTGCCCGATCAACGCCGCGCTTTGCACGGCACAGGCCCCATACGAATGAAACATCGGCAATGGCATAAAGAGTACGGACTCCCAACTCCGGAGTTCCGACTTGCTCCACGTCTGCAGCTGCAGTCCGGTGATCACCAATCCGCCGTGGTGCGCCACGACGCACTTGGGTGTGCCGGTCGTTCCGCCACTCAGCAGGAGCATAGCGGTGTCGTCAGGTCCAGGGCGGGCCGAGGTCGGTTTTTGACCGGCATACTGGCGCATAAGATCGGCGAACGCCACGTCCTCACCTCGGCGCGTGACGCGATGCCCCAACTTCTTTTCCATCAACAGTGTGAACGCCAGCCGTGTGAGTGTCGGAAAGTATTCCTTGATACTCGTGGTGATCACGCGGGTGGTGGGTGTCCGTGCCTGAATGTTCTTGAGCCGTTCGTAGAACGGCGTCAACACCAGAATCACCGTTGCGTCAATCGTGGTGAGCGGTCCGACTAGTTCTTCTTCGGTGTAAATGGGATTGAGCGGCGCGATAGAGGCGCCGAGTTTCCAGGCCGCGAGCTCCGCCACAAAGAACTGCGGGCAGTTCGGGAGCATCACGGCCAGCCGATCGCCACGCCCGACGCCCATGGCGGCGAGTGCCACGGCAAAGGTATCGCTATCTCGGTCGATCTCGCGGTACGACACGGCGCGCCCCTTGAACAGGAGGAGCGGCGCGTCCGGCCGTTCACGAGCGCCTTCGTCGAAATAGTCGAGGAGGGTGCGCTGCGGATACGGTTCCAGGGTTGCGGGAACGTCGGAGTCGTACTGTGAGAGCCAGGGAAAGGCGGTCATCGGTGCAATTCGGAGGTCGCGAGGATAGGTTCACTCGGAAGCGGGAGGCCCGCCGGGCTACCCAAATTCGGAACTGACTGAGGCTCGAATATGCATCGTCTCACGATTCAGCACACCCCCTTGGCAATCATTGGATTGCTCCTCCCTATTGCGCTGTCCGCGCAAATCGCGCTGGTCGCGCCGGACAACCCAGCGGTGAGGCGCTCGCTCGAGGGAATAAAGACGAACAACAGTTGGACTCTCGATCAGCAGGTGCAGCTCTGCGAGATCCCCGCCCCGCCGTTCAAAGAGAAGGCGCGTGCTGAGGAGTTCCGTCGCCGCATGGTCGCGCTAGGCTACCCGGGCGCGCGCATCGACTCCATTGGGAACGTCGTGGCGGAGCATGCGGGCACCGGCAACGGGCCAACCGTCCTGCTCGCCGGCCACCTCGACACGGTGTTTCCGGAAGGCACCAACGTAAAGGTGAAGAAGCGCGGCGATCGCTTTGACGCCCCCGGGATTGGCGACGACTGCCGTGGACTTGCCGTGCTCCTCACGGTGGCGAAGGCGCTCAAGGAAGGGGCGATTCAGACCGTCGGGAAGATTGTGCTGGTGGCCAATGTCGGGGAGGAAGGGCCGGGGAACCTCCGCGGCGTGCGCTACCTCTTCAACTCAAGCTACAAGGGAAAGATCGACTACTTCATTTCCGTCGATGGCCTGGGGATGCGCGTGTCGAGTCGCGCGGTGGGGAGTAAGCGGTACAGTGTGCAGTTCACCGGCCCAGGCGGTCACAGCTATGGCGCCTTCGGTATGCCGAGTGCGATCCACGCGATGGGGCGCGCTATCACGAACATCGGCGATCTCCAGGTGCCCGGCGGCGCCAAGACCACATACAACGTGGGCGTTGTGAAGGGTGGGACGTCCGTGAACACCATTTCGCCTGACGGCGCGATGGATGTGGACATGCGTTCCGAAAGCGTGGACAACCTCGAAAAAATGGACGCGCTCATCAAGGACGCTGTGGCCCGTGGCCTCGCCGCGGAAAATGCGCGCTGGCCCAAGTCGCCGGCAAAAATCGCCGTGCATTACGACACCATCGGCATTCGCCCAGTTGGCAAAGTGCCGCAGACCGAGGACACGCCCATCGTGCGTGCCGCGACGGATTTAGTGAAGGCCCTTGGCGAAGAGTCGCGCACGCCGGACGCCGGCAGCACCGACGCCAACATCCCGATGAGCCTCGGCATTCCCGCCATCACCATTGGCGGCGGCGGACGTGGCGGCGACGCGCACGCCGTCACCGAGTGGTACCAGGACACACCGGTGGGGTATAAGGGGCCACAGTGGGCGCT encodes:
- a CDS encoding AMP-binding protein: MTAFPWLSQYDSDVPATLEPYPQRTLLDYFDEGARERPDAPLLLFKGRAVSYREIDRDSDTFAVALAAMGVGRGDRLAVMLPNCPQFFVAELAAWKLGASIAPLNPIYTEEELVGPLTTIDATVILVLTPFYERLKNIQARTPTTRVITTSIKEYFPTLTRLAFTLLMEKKLGHRVTRRGEDVAFADLMRQYAGQKPTSARPGPDDTAMLLLSGGTTGTPKCVVAHHGGLVITGLQLQTWSKSELRSWESVLFMPLPMFHSYGACAVQSAALIGHHPIAIIPNPRDLDDLVATLHKVRPTYFMGVPTLYTAMLARKDVQDKRIDLSSLRVCVSGAAPLMEETRRRWEAISGVRILEAYALSESLVAATATPMRAPARLGSVGVPLPDVQLKIVDVDDPTKLMATGETGEILMRAPQLMRSYWRNASETAVMLQTNAAGETWMHTGDLGYLDADSYLYIVDRKKDLIKPSGLQVWPRELEEAIAKHPSVAEVGVRGFPDEARGEIAVAFVVLREGMDVTADDLRAFCRQHLAPYKVPGRVVFRRELPKSLVGKVLRRMLTLDEPNAAS
- a CDS encoding M20/M25/M40 family metallo-hydrolase encodes the protein MHRLTIQHTPLAIIGLLLPIALSAQIALVAPDNPAVRRSLEGIKTNNSWTLDQQVQLCEIPAPPFKEKARAEEFRRRMVALGYPGARIDSIGNVVAEHAGTGNGPTVLLAGHLDTVFPEGTNVKVKKRGDRFDAPGIGDDCRGLAVLLTVAKALKEGAIQTVGKIVLVANVGEEGPGNLRGVRYLFNSSYKGKIDYFISVDGLGMRVSSRAVGSKRYSVQFTGPGGHSYGAFGMPSAIHAMGRAITNIGDLQVPGGAKTTYNVGVVKGGTSVNTISPDGAMDVDMRSESVDNLEKMDALIKDAVARGLAAENARWPKSPAKIAVHYDTIGIRPVGKVPQTEDTPIVRAATDLVKALGEESRTPDAGSTDANIPMSLGIPAITIGGGGRGGDAHAVTEWYQDTPVGYKGPQWALLLVTSLAGLPRSITP
- a CDS encoding ectonucleotide pyrophosphatase/phosphodiesterase translates to MPRASAGRPRAVGRAILFGAWLLSRAAIAQSTVPQAVQQAVQQPREPITLLISLDAFRSEYLQRPAAVNLRALAARGVHAERMVPSFPSKTFPNHYTLVTGLYPAHHGIVANVVSDSVLGRFAVGDNPQVRDGRWWGGEPIWVTAERHGVRAAPYFWPGAEAEIGGVRPTFYAKYSDRVGHAARINTVLEWLGLPKERAPRFATIYFSDVDDASHRYGPFTPEADAAIARVDSCVGALVAGIARLGLTDFTNVIVVSDHGMTPIAPERTIFLDDFVSLDSLEVIDWTPIAALAPKAGKEAYVYRQLHGAHPHLAVYRKAELPARLHYADGARVPAIIGISDEGWSVSSHARFALPGGKPKGGAHGYDNQLQSMSATFVAAGPGIKTGGITVPAFQNVHVYSLLAELLGVKPAKTDGSVDSVRAILRR
- a CDS encoding lysoplasmalogenase, which codes for MPSKRQLLTAIVVALVGAGLIAVESAGLRTAVYVLKPLATLLVLGMVLTSRPLPSRQYQLLIAGGMVWSIAGDVFLMWPASLFAQGLGCFLVAHFFYIGAFATHGAGRTAGIKPLLPFALIAGTMLAILWPGLGALRIPVAAYVGVISTMAWQAWGRALNLRSAAAWRGAIGAFCFLVSDSAIALNRFHAPIGDAFTSRLIITSTYLVAQWMIASTVGEDESAG
- a CDS encoding cbb3-type cytochrome c oxidase subunit I, with translation MDWFVRAFMKSSLFWLGVGVTLGLAMTVWPGLVVYRTAHLHINLLGFVAQIIYGVALHIIPRFFGQPLVYRRMAEAQFWLAQGGLALLAGGFALRAAGLPASQGVIIAGAVGSGLAAYCFIVNVWRTINASPMRAVIGRGGRTVPLQPQPM
- a CDS encoding cation diffusion facilitator family transporter, which produces MSDSLHTDVQRGIRSAQIGMLINVVLAVTKLVAGLVGNAYALVADAVESTADIFSSLIVWGGLRMAGKAPDEEFPFGYGKAEALAAAVVALMLLGAALGIGIESILEIRTPHHTPAAWTLGVLVAVMIIKWILSRRVKTVGSEIGSAAVQADAWHHMSDVLTSAAAFIGISIALVGGKGWESADDWAALLASAIIAFNGASMLRPALNDLMDRMPGQDVVEPVRKAAESVEGVLATEKLAVRKTGLTYRVILHVQTDPTLPIRDAHVVGGKVKSAIRKAVPQVESVLVHLEPYEQHAPPTK
- a CDS encoding O-antigen ligase family protein, with the translated sequence MTPTSAAPPTDRSITDWIALVAIVVGALAAVLLVLPYRSFDLDRFLAPKELAVHVAAAVTGTATLAHARGVRLGRADFLLGAWLVLSLASGLFATNHWAAFRAITLSVSGAIIYWSARRLAVAGLAGILSAGLAAVVVIGAGTALAQAYGARFDFATLSRAPGGTFGNRNFMAHLAAAGVPLLVWGALAARRRTGTVLTTIGLLACAAALVLSRTRAAWLALMIGGVMALALVVRGPALLEPAQRRRVLVVLASLFAGVVLALTIPNALDWKSDNPYLESVKGVVNYKEGSGRGRLKQYVNSLKMTASHAAFGVGPGNWAVQYPAYAPSDDPSIAEATGMAANPWPSSDWVAAVSERGPIAALALIAFFFTVLSAGVRARYDATRSSAARLAALAGVVTVFVAVVEGAFDAVLLLPMPLILVMAATGALLPAGKDEGTFTFAPPSRVMLPLLLLAAQSVAIITSAGRVEAMRLYGLGTVTALESATARDPGNFRIRVRAAETQLARGKCADARAQALAARALFPQAPAPKRVLAACPGKP